The proteins below come from a single Desulfurella sp. genomic window:
- a CDS encoding zinc dependent phospholipase C family protein — protein MYKIANTFMLIFLTFFIFLLIPQMAFAWGPGIHTLISFNLLDELKAYGSVFYPIVSNNFWEFLYGSLAPDFMVAKKLVSKKNNSHNFDFANKLINSAKNEKELSFALGYLSHLASDKIMHEVFLSDYKIVNSFEHISIELLSDAYYADYLNVVSFVLKRKSTLDKPLKANFGLVINTFIGKNILRLSTKNVISSISKNIALNNLKIDKKTLGTIFKKNLSGVPVLENNIIETK, from the coding sequence ATGTATAAAATAGCAAATACATTTATGTTAATTTTCTTAACTTTTTTTATCTTTTTACTTATACCACAAATGGCTTTTGCATGGGGGCCAGGCATACATACACTTATATCGTTTAACTTGCTCGATGAGCTTAAAGCTTATGGAAGCGTTTTTTATCCTATCGTTTCAAACAATTTTTGGGAATTTTTATACGGTAGTTTAGCTCCGGATTTTATGGTTGCAAAAAAACTTGTATCAAAGAAAAATAACTCACACAATTTTGATTTTGCTAATAAGCTTATCAATAGTGCAAAAAATGAAAAAGAATTATCATTTGCGCTTGGGTATTTATCACATCTGGCTTCAGATAAGATAATGCATGAAGTATTCTTGAGTGATTATAAAATAGTAAATTCATTTGAACATATTAGCATAGAACTTTTATCAGATGCTTATTATGCTGATTATTTAAATGTTGTTTCATTTGTGTTAAAACGAAAAAGCACGCTTGATAAACCTCTTAAAGCAAATTTTGGACTTGTTATAAATACATTTATAGGCAAAAATATATTGAGATTATCAACAAAAAATGTTATTTCTTCCATATCAAAAAACATAGCACTAAATAATTTAAAAATAGATAAAAAAACTCTTGGTACCATCTTTAAAAAAAACCTAAGTGGCGTTCCCGTGTTAGAAAACAACATTATAGAAACAAAA
- the accC gene encoding acetyl-CoA carboxylase biotin carboxylase subunit, with the protein MVTYKKFKKVLIANRGEIAVRVCRACREMGITTVAVYSEVDRNALHVRYADEAYYIGPAPATDSYLRIDKIIEVALKSNCDAVHPGYGFLAENSEFVNACNKNNITFIGPNTQSMYILGDKTRARQKMGEAGVPIVPGIKDPVKDLNEALKIADEIGYPIMFKASAGGGGKGMRLIKSKEEFQAVYDLAKGEALSAFGDDRMYIEKAIEKPRHVEVQIARDKYGTGIHLFERECSIQRRHQKVIEESPSMAINDEVRHKMGQAAVRAVAAANYDSVGTVEFLVDKDMNFYFLEVNTRVQVEHPVTELVTGIDIVKLQIGIAEGKPLPIKQEEVRQYGHAIECRIYAEDPDKNFMPSPGIIEGLRLPGGPGVRVDTGVYEGAEIPIYYDPIAAKLLVWAKDRNAAIARMQRALSEFIVKGIKTTIPFHQKVLRNQDFIDGNISTDFIDKEVLEKPQPREGSAVAAIAAAAIAEFLREKSLKNKLLVFKETCGAGSPWKEAGKRAAMLGLSFGDIYKTS; encoded by the coding sequence ATGGTTACTTATAAAAAATTTAAAAAAGTATTGATTGCAAATAGAGGAGAAATAGCTGTGAGAGTATGCAGAGCCTGTAGAGAAATGGGTATTACAACAGTAGCTGTTTACTCTGAAGTAGATAGGAATGCTTTACATGTTAGATATGCTGATGAAGCATACTATATCGGTCCTGCACCTGCAACTGATAGTTATTTAAGAATTGACAAAATAATAGAAGTTGCGCTTAAAAGCAATTGTGATGCGGTGCATCCTGGGTATGGTTTTTTAGCTGAAAACTCTGAGTTTGTTAATGCATGCAACAAAAATAATATTACTTTTATTGGTCCAAACACTCAATCTATGTATATTTTGGGAGATAAAACTCGCGCCAGACAAAAAATGGGTGAAGCAGGTGTTCCAATAGTTCCTGGTATAAAAGACCCTGTTAAAGATTTAAATGAAGCATTAAAAATTGCAGATGAGATTGGATATCCAATAATGTTTAAAGCTTCGGCTGGTGGTGGTGGCAAAGGTATGAGGCTTATAAAATCAAAGGAAGAATTTCAAGCTGTTTATGATTTAGCTAAAGGTGAAGCGTTAAGCGCATTTGGTGACGATAGGATGTACATTGAAAAAGCTATAGAAAAACCAAGACATGTTGAGGTTCAAATTGCACGTGATAAATATGGTACAGGCATTCATTTATTTGAAAGAGAATGTTCTATCCAGAGAAGACACCAGAAAGTTATAGAAGAATCTCCATCAATGGCAATAAACGATGAAGTAAGGCATAAAATGGGCCAAGCCGCTGTTAGAGCGGTTGCTGCTGCCAATTATGATAGTGTTGGAACGGTTGAGTTTTTAGTTGATAAAGATATGAATTTTTACTTTCTTGAAGTAAACACAAGGGTTCAGGTAGAGCATCCAGTAACTGAGCTTGTAACAGGTATTGATATTGTAAAACTTCAAATAGGTATAGCAGAAGGCAAACCTTTACCAATTAAACAGGAAGAAGTTAGACAATACGGCCATGCAATTGAGTGTAGAATCTATGCAGAAGATCCAGACAAAAACTTTATGCCATCACCTGGTATAATCGAAGGTTTAAGATTGCCTGGGGGGCCTGGTGTCAGGGTAGATACAGGAGTTTATGAAGGTGCAGAAATCCCAATATATTACGATCCTATTGCTGCAAAATTACTCGTTTGGGCTAAGGATAGGAATGCAGCAATAGCAAGAATGCAAAGAGCTTTGAGCGAATTTATTGTAAAAGGCATTAAAACTACAATTCCTTTTCATCAAAAAGTTTTAAGGAATCAAGATTTTATAGATGGTAATATAAGTACAGACTTCATAGATAAGGAAGTTTTAGAAAAACCTCAGCCAAGAGAAGGTTCTGCTGTAGCTGCGATTGCTGCTGCTGCTATTGCTGAGTTCTTAAGAGAAAAATCACTGAAAAATAAACTGTTAGTATTTAAAGAAACGTGTGGTGCCGGAAGCCCATGGAAAGAAGCAGGAAAAAGGGCTGCAATGCTTGGTTTAAGCTTTGGAGATATCTATAAAACCTCTTAA
- a CDS encoding (Fe-S)-binding protein, producing the protein MDERLKKEWESCVKCGLCRSVCPVFKELRQEPFVARGHISLLSEFIKGNFDFDSEKSKDYLYKCLLCTTCVEACPNDSGTDTIVEIARRRIVELHGLPLYKKVMAKILLNRNLMDLSALSANLLSVFLFNKNTNTSRQSNSLKIKLPFVDKDRLLPPLAPKTFYHKYESYGKNAKISIFPGCLINYTYVKIGDAFINILHKLNISYSIEKKASCCGAPIYFSGNFDDAKILAKRNIDLFYNQDIDYLVVLEPTCASMMKFDYPKLFMYFDDEEYIKKATEFAEKIIDPVKYLYDNTDIKDRLKDTGLTVTYHDPCHLKRTQKVKNEPRDLIKHAAKFKEMKEADRCCGNGGTFSIDYRDLSLKIASRKIDNILDSKAQVLVTGCSACIMQLSEALHIAGHDEIKTLHTLELIDKSLGG; encoded by the coding sequence ATGGATGAGAGATTAAAAAAAGAGTGGGAATCGTGCGTAAAGTGTGGTCTGTGTCGCAGTGTATGTCCCGTTTTTAAGGAATTGCGCCAGGAGCCTTTTGTTGCCCGTGGTCATATAAGTTTATTAAGTGAGTTTATAAAAGGCAACTTTGATTTTGATAGTGAAAAGTCCAAAGATTACCTGTATAAGTGTCTTCTTTGCACCACTTGCGTTGAAGCTTGCCCAAATGATTCTGGTACAGATACAATAGTTGAAATTGCAAGAAGGCGGATTGTAGAATTACATGGTTTGCCACTTTATAAAAAAGTAATGGCAAAAATCCTTCTCAATAGGAACCTTATGGATTTAAGTGCTCTAAGTGCAAATTTATTATCTGTTTTTTTATTTAACAAAAATACAAATACATCAAGACAGTCTAATAGTTTAAAAATAAAATTACCTTTTGTTGATAAAGACAGACTACTACCACCTTTAGCGCCAAAAACTTTTTATCACAAATATGAAAGTTACGGAAAAAATGCAAAAATATCAATTTTTCCTGGATGCTTGATAAATTATACATATGTAAAAATAGGTGATGCTTTTATAAATATATTACATAAACTAAATATTAGTTACTCAATAGAAAAAAAAGCAAGTTGTTGCGGTGCTCCTATTTATTTTAGCGGTAATTTTGATGATGCAAAAATTCTTGCCAAAAGAAACATTGATTTATTTTACAATCAAGATATTGATTATTTAGTGGTTCTTGAGCCAACTTGCGCTAGCATGATGAAGTTTGATTATCCAAAACTATTTATGTATTTTGATGATGAAGAATACATAAAAAAAGCTACTGAATTTGCAGAAAAGATAATTGACCCGGTAAAATACCTATATGATAATACAGATATAAAAGATAGATTAAAGGACACTGGGTTAACTGTAACTTACCACGATCCATGTCACCTAAAGCGTACGCAAAAGGTTAAAAATGAACCAAGAGATTTAATAAAGCATGCTGCAAAATTTAAAGAAATGAAAGAAGCCGATAGATGTTGTGGCAATGGTGGTACATTTAGTATAGACTATAGAGATTTATCTTTGAAAATTGCTTCAAGAAAAATTGACAACATATTGGATAGTAAAGCTCAAGTACTTGTGACAGGTTGCAGTGCATGTATTATGCAATTATCAGAAGCTTTGCATATTGCAGGTCATGATGAGATAAAAACGTTACATACGCTTGAGTTAATTGATAAATCACTTGGAGGTTGA
- the rho gene encoding transcription termination factor Rho: MNIEDLKKKKIVELIEIAKALEIAIASKKKEQLIFEITKKLSEKEGISYGEGVLEILPDGFGFLRSQKNNYLPSQNDIYVSPSQIKRFALRTGDFVSGQIREPKDNEKYRALLRVEAVEFEDPEHMKERDYFDNLTPLYPMERIKLEVSKDNVAMRVMDLITPIGKGQRGLIVAPPRTGKTVLLQNIANSISQNHPEVVMMVLLIDERPEEVTDMARSVKADVISSTFDEPPDRHIQVAEIVLERAKRLVERKLDVVILLDSITRLARAYNAVIPPSGKVLSGGLDSNALQKPKRFFGAARNIEEGGSLTIIATALIDTGSRMDDVIFEEFKGTGNMELHLDRNLSDRRIFPAIDVTRSGTRKEELLIPKEDLNRLWILRKVLMEMNDVDAMTFLLEKLSKTQSNKEFLESMNR; the protein is encoded by the coding sequence ATCAACATTGAAGATTTAAAAAAAAAGAAAATTGTGGAATTGATAGAAATTGCAAAAGCTTTAGAGATAGCTATTGCAAGCAAAAAAAAGGAACAATTAATTTTTGAAATTACAAAAAAACTATCTGAAAAAGAAGGAATAAGCTATGGCGAAGGTGTACTTGAAATTTTACCAGATGGTTTTGGTTTTTTAAGATCTCAAAAAAATAACTATTTGCCATCCCAGAATGACATATACGTATCCCCAAGCCAGATCAAAAGATTTGCCCTAAGAACAGGTGATTTTGTTTCCGGGCAAATTAGAGAGCCCAAAGATAATGAAAAATACAGAGCACTTTTAAGAGTGGAGGCTGTAGAATTTGAAGACCCAGAACATATGAAAGAACGCGATTATTTCGATAATCTTACTCCACTTTATCCGATGGAAAGAATAAAATTGGAAGTTTCAAAAGATAACGTTGCAATGCGTGTTATGGATTTAATAACGCCTATTGGAAAAGGTCAAAGAGGTTTAATTGTTGCTCCTCCAAGAACCGGTAAAACTGTGCTTTTACAAAATATTGCAAATAGTATATCCCAAAATCACCCTGAAGTTGTAATGATGGTCTTATTAATTGATGAAAGACCAGAAGAAGTTACTGATATGGCACGCTCTGTTAAAGCCGATGTAATAAGTTCTACATTTGATGAGCCACCAGATAGGCATATACAGGTTGCAGAAATTGTTTTAGAGAGAGCAAAAAGACTTGTCGAAAGAAAGCTTGATGTAGTAATTTTACTTGATTCAATAACAAGACTGGCAAGGGCATACAATGCAGTAATTCCGCCAAGTGGAAAAGTTTTGTCTGGCGGTTTGGATTCCAATGCTTTGCAAAAACCGAAAAGATTTTTTGGAGCAGCTAGAAATATTGAAGAAGGCGGTAGTTTAACAATTATAGCAACAGCTCTTATAGATACTGGCTCGAGAATGGATGATGTTATATTTGAAGAATTTAAAGGTACAGGCAATATGGAATTACATTTGGATAGAAATTTGTCTGATAGGCGTATTTTCCCTGCAATTGATGTAACAAGAAGCGGTACAAGAAAAGAAGAACTGCTTATACCAAAAGAAGATTTGAATAGGCTGTGGATATTGCGAAAAGTACTTATGGAAATGAACGATGTAGATGCCATGACATTTTTACTTGAGAAGCTTTCAAAGACGCAAAGCAATAAAGAATTTTTAGAATCTATGAATAGATGA
- the pgeF gene encoding peptidoglycan editing factor PgeF: protein MIFEDERYRQFGARCVFFDRESGVSKPPFDSLNVSSTVGDLVLNVEKNLEIVKQQLNISVIATLNQVHSDRIVEYNGEVADADGFFTDKKGVFLSIKFADCCPVVFLDTKNKIIASVHSGWKGAYLKISQKMLEKLYSLGSKNEDIIVTLGPHICENCYEVKDNVANLFDQKFIKFKDGKKFLSLSSSIIESLIEKGINRNNIVDLKICTYESKDFFSYRRDKLTGRNIGGVFLLDY, encoded by the coding sequence ATGATTTTTGAAGATGAAAGATACAGGCAATTTGGTGCACGATGCGTTTTTTTTGATAGAGAATCAGGTGTAAGCAAACCTCCTTTTGATTCTTTAAATGTCAGTTCTACTGTGGGTGATCTGGTATTAAATGTAGAAAAAAACCTTGAGATTGTTAAACAACAGCTTAATATAAGTGTGATTGCCACATTAAACCAGGTGCACTCTGACAGGATTGTTGAGTACAATGGCGAGGTTGCTGATGCCGATGGTTTTTTTACTGATAAAAAGGGTGTATTTTTGTCTATAAAGTTTGCCGATTGCTGTCCTGTAGTATTTTTGGATACAAAAAACAAGATAATAGCAAGTGTTCATAGTGGTTGGAAGGGTGCATATTTGAAAATTTCGCAAAAAATGCTTGAAAAACTCTACAGTCTTGGCTCTAAAAATGAAGATATTATAGTAACATTAGGTCCTCATATTTGTGAGAATTGCTATGAAGTCAAAGACAATGTTGCAAATTTATTTGACCAGAAATTTATAAAATTCAAAGATGGTAAAAAATTTTTATCACTGAGTTCATCTATAATTGAATCGTTAATAGAAAAAGGCATTAATAGGAATAATATAGTTGATTTAAAAATATGCACTTATGAAAGTAAAGATTTTTTTTCTTACAGAAGAGATAAGCTTACTGGTCGCAATATTGGTGGCGTTTTTTTGCTTGATTATTAG
- a CDS encoding tRNA-dihydrouridine synthase family protein, whose translation MASYTDKPFRKIAKDYGAGLTVSELISINSIYYNNPKAFALAKRNDNEIPFAIQLFGYDIDLFIKAAAKIESMCDIIDINAGCPVPKVLKAKAGAYLLKEKKHLISIVESLKKYIKKPVSVKVRMGFDNDNINTIDFYKDLENAGCDMVTIHARLRNGFYNSNVDYEHIALVCSHLKIPVVANGGIDSYEKLKEVKRITNCKYFMIGQAALKKPFIFEDLLNKKDSIRNIDFIKNLMLNHFALMIKEYGENAHKLFRKFAHQYLSGYKNAKLINSRINNSKNSQEIFSIINSINK comes from the coding sequence ATGGCATCGTATACAGATAAACCTTTCAGAAAAATAGCCAAAGATTATGGGGCAGGTTTGACCGTTAGCGAACTAATATCTATTAACTCTATATACTACAATAACCCTAAGGCATTTGCTTTAGCAAAACGAAATGATAATGAAATACCCTTTGCTATCCAACTTTTTGGGTATGATATAGATCTGTTTATAAAAGCTGCAGCAAAGATAGAATCAATGTGCGATATCATAGATATCAATGCAGGCTGTCCCGTCCCAAAAGTTTTAAAGGCAAAAGCAGGCGCATATTTGTTAAAAGAAAAAAAACATCTTATAAGTATTGTGGAATCACTTAAAAAATACATTAAAAAACCAGTTAGTGTTAAAGTCAGAATGGGGTTTGATAATGATAACATAAATACGATAGATTTTTATAAAGATCTGGAAAATGCAGGCTGTGACATGGTTACAATTCATGCTCGTTTAAGAAATGGTTTTTATAACTCAAATGTTGATTATGAACATATTGCTCTTGTTTGCAGTCACTTAAAAATACCTGTTGTGGCAAATGGAGGTATTGATTCTTACGAAAAATTAAAAGAAGTTAAAAGGATTACAAATTGCAAGTATTTTATGATAGGACAGGCTGCTTTAAAAAAGCCTTTTATTTTTGAAGATTTATTAAACAAAAAAGACAGCATAAGAAATATTGATTTTATAAAAAATCTTATGTTAAACCATTTTGCTCTTATGATTAAAGAGTATGGAGAAAATGCACATAAATTATTCAGAAAATTTGCACATCAATATTTAAGCGGATATAAAAATGCAAAGTTAATTAATTCTCGTATAAATAATAGTAAAAATTCACAAGAAATTTTTAGCATTATTAATTCCATAAATAAGTAA
- the serS gene encoding serine--tRNA ligase: MLDVSILRQNPKLIEDALKKRGNTSIDLNRLIELDEQIRKIKSEIDSLLHTRKVISKEIGTIKAKKGDSRELEAKVKSIAAEVENLEESLSKKNDEFFSMWLLVPNLVDEAVVIGKDESENVEIRRVGEPKLFEFEVKAHDEIAKDLDILDFDRAAKVSGSRFVYYKNQGAKLERALINFMLDLHTKNGYIEVIVPYIVNEDSMIGTGQFPKFKEEAYNVEGQFLIPTAEVPLVNFHKDELLNESLLPIKYVAYSACFRKEAGSYGKDVRGIIRQHQFNKVELVQFTKPQDSFNALESLTNQAELVLKELGLPYRVVMLCSGDLGFASAKTYDLEVWFPSQKRYREISSCSNTLDFQARRAKIKVKGSKGNYYPHTLNGSGVAVGRCFAAILENFQTKDGNIKIPEKLVSYYGSEYLV; this comes from the coding sequence ATGCTTGATGTGAGTATTTTAAGACAAAACCCAAAATTAATTGAAGATGCCCTAAAAAAAAGAGGCAATACAAGTATAGATTTGAATAGACTTATTGAGCTTGACGAACAAATAAGAAAAATTAAATCCGAGATAGATTCGCTTTTGCACACAAGAAAAGTAATTTCTAAGGAAATTGGTACTATTAAAGCAAAAAAAGGCGATTCAAGAGAACTCGAAGCAAAAGTCAAAAGTATAGCTGCTGAAGTTGAAAACCTTGAAGAAAGTTTATCTAAAAAAAATGATGAATTTTTTTCCATGTGGCTTTTAGTGCCAAACTTAGTAGATGAAGCAGTTGTGATAGGTAAAGACGAGAGCGAAAATGTTGAAATTAGAAGGGTTGGAGAACCAAAGTTATTTGAATTTGAAGTAAAAGCCCATGATGAGATCGCAAAAGATTTGGATATTTTGGATTTTGATAGGGCTGCTAAGGTTTCTGGTAGCAGGTTTGTTTATTATAAAAATCAGGGTGCAAAATTAGAGCGAGCTTTAATCAATTTTATGCTTGATTTGCACACTAAAAATGGCTACATTGAAGTCATTGTTCCTTATATTGTAAATGAAGATAGTATGATTGGTACAGGTCAGTTTCCAAAATTTAAAGAAGAAGCCTATAATGTGGAAGGTCAATTTTTAATCCCTACAGCAGAAGTACCACTGGTTAATTTTCACAAAGATGAGCTATTGAATGAATCATTGCTTCCTATTAAATATGTAGCCTACAGCGCATGTTTTAGAAAAGAAGCAGGGAGCTACGGTAAAGATGTCCGTGGTATAATCAGACAGCATCAATTCAATAAAGTTGAACTTGTGCAATTTACCAAACCTCAGGACTCATTTAATGCGTTGGAAAGCCTAACAAACCAGGCTGAATTGGTTTTAAAAGAATTAGGTTTACCTTATAGAGTAGTTATGTTGTGTAGCGGTGATTTAGGCTTTGCAAGTGCCAAAACATATGATTTGGAGGTATGGTTTCCTTCGCAAAAACGCTACAGAGAGATTTCATCTTGTTCAAATACACTTGATTTTCAAGCAAGAAGGGCTAAAATAAAAGTAAAAGGAAGTAAGGGAAATTATTATCCACATACACTAAACGGTTCTGGTGTTGCTGTTGGTAGATGTTTTGCGGCAATTTTAGAAAATTTCCAAACAAAAGATGGAAATATTAAAATACCTGAAAAATTAGTTTCTTATTATGGCAGTGAGTATTTAGTATGA
- the galU gene encoding UTP--glucose-1-phosphate uridylyltransferase GalU: protein MSKIRKAVFPVAGFGTRFLPVTKSSPKEMLPLVDKPLIHYGVKEAVDAGIEQVILITGRGKRAIEDYFDISFELEFHLKLHHKEELIEEMRSISNMADFVYMRQEEPKGLGHAILRAKDVVGNEPFVVILPDDIIINEKGAIEQLMEVYNKYNCSVLGLEMVDQKETDKYGIVGGIKFEENIYKLDQFVEKPSPGQAPSNIAIIGRYIFTPRIFEALQSIPYGKNNELQLTDAIKFLSTKEAIYGKLIEGKRFDCGSKLGFLKATVELSLQDDSIKEEFKQYLIEVVNA, encoded by the coding sequence ATGTCTAAAATAAGAAAAGCTGTGTTTCCGGTTGCAGGATTTGGAACCCGATTTTTGCCTGTTACTAAATCATCGCCAAAAGAAATGTTGCCTTTGGTAGATAAACCTTTAATTCACTACGGTGTAAAAGAAGCAGTTGATGCAGGTATTGAACAGGTAATATTAATAACAGGCAGAGGTAAGAGGGCGATTGAAGACTATTTTGATATTTCTTTTGAGCTTGAGTTTCATTTAAAGCTGCACCATAAAGAAGAACTAATTGAAGAGATGCGTTCAATTAGCAATATGGCAGATTTTGTTTACATGCGCCAGGAAGAGCCGAAGGGTCTTGGACATGCAATCTTGAGAGCAAAAGATGTTGTGGGTAATGAACCGTTTGTTGTGATTTTGCCAGATGACATAATTATTAATGAAAAAGGTGCGATAGAGCAATTAATGGAAGTTTACAATAAATATAACTGTTCTGTGCTTGGTCTTGAAATGGTCGATCAAAAAGAAACAGACAAATATGGGATAGTTGGTGGTATAAAATTTGAAGAAAATATATATAAGCTTGACCAGTTCGTTGAAAAACCAAGCCCTGGCCAAGCACCAAGTAATATTGCTATTATTGGCAGGTATATTTTTACACCTCGTATTTTTGAAGCATTACAGTCAATACCTTATGGAAAAAATAATGAATTGCAATTAACTGATGCCATAAAGTTTTTATCTACAAAAGAAGCTATATATGGCAAACTGATTGAAGGCAAAAGATTTGATTGCGGATCAAAGTTAGGTTTTCTCAAAGCTACAGTTGAGCTATCCTTACAGGATGATTCAATCAAAGAAGAATTTAAACAATATTTGATAGAGGTTGTAAATGCTTGA
- a CDS encoding acyl-CoA carboxylase subunit beta, translated as MKNKLKELKEKEQEAEIGGGLQRIEKQHAQGKLTARERLNLLLDEGSFVELDKFVVHRCTDFGMDKQKIYGDGVVTGYGTIDGRLVYVFSQDFTVFGGSLSSMHAKKICKIMDLAAKTGAPVIGLNDSGGARIQEGVESLGGYADIFLRNTLFSGVVPQISVIMGPTAGGAVYSPAVTDFTIMVKNTSFMFITGPDVIEAVTGEKITKEELGGAEAHTTKTQVAHFAAENDEDALMLVRELLQFIPQNNMEEPPFVPTDDPINRNEESIYDLIPSDPNKPYNIKDLIKKVVDENYFFEIQENYAKNIVIGFARLGGRSVGIVANQPMYFAGALDYKAAIKAARFVRFCDAFNIPIITFEDQPGYMPGVAQEHNGVIIHGAKLLYAYAEATVPKITLIVRKAYGGAYDVLGSKHFRADINYAYPIAEIAVMGPDGAVNILFRREIQEAENPVEKKTEIVKMYREKFANPYIAASLGYIDEIIDPAQTRLKLIQALELTKNKRESNPPKKHGNIPL; from the coding sequence ATGAAGAATAAGCTTAAGGAATTAAAAGAGAAAGAACAAGAAGCAGAAATTGGTGGTGGTTTGCAACGTATTGAAAAACAACATGCTCAAGGCAAATTAACAGCAAGGGAAAGACTGAATTTATTGCTTGATGAAGGCAGTTTTGTTGAATTAGACAAATTTGTTGTCCACAGATGCACAGATTTTGGAATGGACAAGCAAAAAATTTATGGTGATGGTGTGGTTACTGGCTATGGAACAATAGATGGCAGATTAGTATATGTATTTAGCCAGGATTTTACTGTTTTTGGTGGATCGCTTTCAAGCATGCACGCAAAGAAAATTTGTAAAATAATGGATTTAGCTGCTAAAACTGGTGCCCCTGTAATTGGTTTAAATGATTCTGGTGGTGCTAGAATTCAAGAAGGTGTAGAATCACTTGGTGGTTATGCTGATATATTTTTGAGAAATACACTGTTTTCTGGTGTTGTGCCGCAGATCTCTGTTATTATGGGCCCAACTGCAGGTGGTGCGGTTTATTCTCCCGCTGTGACAGATTTCACAATAATGGTGAAAAATACAAGTTTTATGTTTATAACAGGTCCAGATGTAATAGAAGCAGTAACAGGTGAAAAAATAACCAAAGAAGAGCTTGGTGGTGCAGAAGCTCATACTACCAAGACGCAGGTTGCACATTTTGCTGCAGAAAATGATGAAGATGCATTGATGCTTGTTAGAGAATTATTACAATTTATACCTCAAAATAATATGGAAGAGCCACCATTTGTGCCAACAGATGATCCAATAAATAGAAATGAAGAGTCAATTTATGATCTTATACCATCTGACCCAAATAAACCTTATAATATAAAAGACCTGATTAAAAAAGTAGTTGACGAAAATTATTTCTTTGAAATTCAAGAAAATTATGCAAAAAATATTGTAATTGGTTTTGCAAGGCTTGGAGGCAGGAGCGTTGGAATTGTAGCTAACCAGCCAATGTATTTTGCAGGTGCTCTTGACTATAAGGCAGCTATTAAAGCTGCAAGGTTTGTTAGGTTTTGTGATGCGTTTAATATTCCAATTATTACTTTTGAAGATCAGCCAGGATATATGCCAGGTGTTGCTCAAGAACACAATGGCGTTATAATCCATGGTGCAAAATTGCTTTATGCATATGCTGAAGCAACTGTGCCTAAAATTACATTAATCGTTAGAAAAGCTTATGGGGGAGCTTATGATGTTTTAGGTTCAAAGCATTTTAGAGCAGATATAAACTATGCTTACCCTATAGCAGAAATTGCTGTTATGGGACCAGATGGTGCAGTTAATATATTGTTTAGAAGGGAAATTCAGGAGGCAGAAAATCCTGTAGAAAAGAAAACAGAGATTGTAAAGATGTATAGAGAAAAATTTGCAAACCCATACATTGCGGCATCGCTTGGATATATTGATGAAATAATCGATCCAGCTCAAACCAGATTAAAACTTATTCAAGCTTTAGAATTGACTAAAAACAAAAGAGAATCAAATCCACCCAAAAAACATGGCAATATTCCACTATAG